In a genomic window of Virgibacillus sp. SK37:
- a CDS encoding AzlC family ABC transporter permease: MNENILDKQEISPSAKMIKKGIAAGFPIMVGYLPIALTYGVLAKQSGMTLTELTLMSVMVFAGASQFMGANMIALGAGATEIIIATFVLNFRHFVMSLSFMNRLRGMDLKWKAPLSLGLTDETFAVSALHTEEANKDKGALFYTALILTAYLSWVIGSFLGGVLGDIIPEKLSQSMGIALYAMFIGLLVPSVKKEFKLGLIALVAMLINALCIQLGMSTGWAIVAGTIIGGMSGIYLLKEEVK; encoded by the coding sequence ATGAATGAGAATATTCTCGATAAACAGGAGATTTCGCCTAGCGCAAAAATGATAAAAAAAGGTATTGCAGCCGGGTTTCCGATTATGGTTGGTTATTTACCAATCGCGTTAACTTATGGTGTTCTAGCTAAACAGTCCGGGATGACTTTAACCGAATTAACTTTGATGAGTGTGATGGTTTTTGCGGGGGCAAGTCAATTTATGGGTGCGAATATGATTGCACTAGGAGCTGGTGCAACAGAAATCATTATAGCCACATTTGTTTTAAACTTCAGGCACTTTGTTATGAGTCTTTCTTTTATGAATCGCTTGCGTGGAATGGACTTGAAATGGAAAGCACCGCTATCATTGGGGCTTACAGACGAAACATTTGCCGTCTCGGCATTACATACGGAAGAGGCTAATAAAGACAAAGGAGCTTTATTCTATACAGCTCTTATCTTAACTGCTTATTTATCTTGGGTAATTGGATCGTTTCTCGGGGGCGTACTTGGAGATATAATACCTGAAAAGCTTAGTCAGAGTATGGGGATTGCATTATACGCCATGTTTATAGGTTTGCTTGTACCTTCCGTGAAAAAGGAATTTAAATTAGGATTAATCGCACTAGTTGCCATGCTGATTAACGCATTATGCATTCAATTAGGGATGAGTACAGGATGGGCTATTGTAGCAGGCACCATTATTGGTGGTATGAGTGGAATCTACTTATTGAAGGAGGAAGTAAAATGA
- a CDS encoding zinc dependent phospholipase C family protein, producing the protein MPNIWTHILFCEEVADAVKKPYPFSKYENYMKLGAQGPDPFFYHNFWPWIKEGPVQEIGNLLHTEKCGDFLVDLITSAKNKSEHIKAYVYGFITHHILDRNTHPYIHYRAGYDGNKHQKLEVIIDTLLMEKYHNLKTWKSPVYKEIDVGLSLDRELCDFLDEAIRRNYSQIKQESHRYIQKSYRDMKLALRLLSDPYGWKNVLFSNLISSFSHQPIQNKKDYLNMKNKTWNHPATNERFTDSFMDLYSQAKAEGFEILSEVQRYWNNKDTSSKYLHELIGDISYDTGKPLSLQLENRYAEPIV; encoded by the coding sequence ATGCCAAACATCTGGACACACATACTTTTTTGTGAAGAGGTTGCTGATGCTGTAAAGAAACCCTATCCGTTTTCGAAGTATGAAAACTACATGAAATTGGGTGCTCAAGGTCCTGACCCATTTTTTTATCATAACTTTTGGCCATGGATTAAAGAAGGACCTGTACAGGAGATTGGGAATTTACTGCACACAGAAAAATGTGGAGATTTTTTAGTTGATCTGATTACTTCCGCTAAAAATAAGAGTGAACATATAAAAGCATATGTATATGGTTTTATCACACACCATATTCTTGACAGGAACACCCATCCTTACATCCATTACAGAGCGGGTTATGATGGGAATAAACACCAAAAACTCGAAGTAATTATTGATACATTGCTTATGGAGAAATATCATAATCTAAAAACATGGAAATCACCAGTTTATAAAGAGATTGATGTTGGGTTATCTTTAGATAGGGAATTATGTGACTTTTTAGATGAAGCGATACGAAGAAACTATTCTCAAATTAAACAAGAATCACATCGTTATATTCAGAAATCCTACAGAGATATGAAACTTGCTCTACGCCTCCTATCTGATCCATATGGTTGGAAAAATGTTCTTTTTAGTAACTTAATCTCTTCCTTTTCCCATCAACCGATTCAAAACAAGAAAGATTATTTAAATATGAAGAACAAAACTTGGAATCACCCGGCAACAAACGAGCGTTTTACAGACAGTTTTATGGATCTTTACAGTCAGGCAAAGGCAGAGGGGTTTGAGATATTATCTGAGGTACAGCGTTATTGGAATAATAAAGATACGTCAAGCAAGTACCTACATGAGCTAATTGGCGATATTTCTTATGATACCGGAAAACCTTTATCACTTCAGCTTGAAAATCGATATGCAGAACCGATTGTATGA
- a CDS encoding cobalamin-binding protein yields the protein MRVVSICPSNTEIMAYLGRTDLLVGVDNYSDWPASITNLPKVGPDLSIDMEKVADLHPDLVLASLSVPGMEKNIAALDEKGLPYIILDPNSLTEIAEDIEKVGIAIGEEEHGKHKKEAFLTDLQYYREHANVQTAKPSLYWEWWPKPIFTPGSVNWLTEISELAGAENVFATEKTANFQTDWEEVKKRDPDHICMVWVGVKEEKMNPDLVRKRPGWDEMKAIKLNNIHVLEESLFCRPSPRLLEGLRKLKAAIS from the coding sequence ATGCGAGTAGTCTCCATTTGTCCAAGTAATACGGAAATAATGGCTTATTTGGGTAGGACTGATTTGTTGGTTGGAGTGGATAACTACTCTGATTGGCCAGCTTCCATAACAAACCTACCAAAAGTCGGTCCAGATCTGTCAATTGATATGGAAAAGGTTGCAGACCTTCATCCAGACCTTGTGCTTGCTTCCTTGAGTGTACCGGGAATGGAAAAAAATATAGCCGCCCTTGATGAAAAAGGATTGCCCTATATCATTCTAGACCCAAATTCTCTTACGGAGATTGCTGAGGATATAGAAAAAGTCGGTATTGCAATTGGTGAGGAAGAACATGGTAAGCATAAAAAAGAAGCATTTTTAACCGATTTGCAATATTACCGAGAGCATGCGAACGTACAAACTGCTAAGCCTTCTCTCTATTGGGAATGGTGGCCAAAGCCTATATTTACTCCCGGTTCTGTTAACTGGTTAACTGAGATTAGCGAGTTAGCTGGCGCTGAGAATGTTTTTGCGACAGAGAAAACTGCTAATTTCCAAACCGATTGGGAAGAAGTGAAAAAACGGGATCCTGATCATATCTGCATGGTGTGGGTAGGGGTAAAAGAAGAAAAAATGAACCCAGATTTGGTGAGAAAGCGCCCAGGCTGGGATGAGATGAAGGCAATTAAACTCAATAACATTCATGTACTGGAAGAATCATTATTTTGCAGACCATCTCCTCGTTTATTGGAAGGGTTACGCAAATTAAAAGCAGCAATCAGCTAA
- a CDS encoding alpha/beta-type small acid-soluble spore protein, translated as MANNNNSNQLVVPGVQQALDQMKYEIATEFGVNLGADTTSRANGSVGGEITKRLVQTAQQQMSGGQYK; from the coding sequence ATGGCTAATAACAACAATTCAAACCAATTAGTAGTTCCAGGAGTACAACAAGCTCTTGATCAAATGAAGTATGAAATCGCTACTGAGTTTGGTGTAAACCTTGGTGCTGACACTACTTCTCGTGCTAACGGTTCTGTTGGTGGAGAAATCACAAAGCGTCTTGTACAAACTGCTCAGCAACAAATGAGTGGCGGACAATACAAATAA
- a CDS encoding AzlD domain-containing protein, which translates to MILFIIVGMCVVTMIPRLLPAFIVDKLQFKDWVNRWLNAIPFAALGALIFPGILSVRPDQPHIGLIGGLVAIGLAYIGFNVILVVAGAIATVFLFSL; encoded by the coding sequence ATGATACTTTTTATAATCGTGGGTATGTGTGTTGTAACGATGATACCAAGACTTCTTCCAGCCTTTATTGTAGATAAATTGCAATTTAAAGATTGGGTAAATCGTTGGCTGAATGCTATTCCATTCGCTGCATTGGGAGCACTGATTTTTCCAGGAATACTATCGGTTAGACCTGATCAGCCACACATTGGCCTCATTGGAGGATTAGTGGCAATCGGATTAGCATATATCGGTTTTAATGTAATTCTTGTTGTAGCAGGAGCTATAGCTACTGTTTTTCTATTCTCTTTATAA
- a CDS encoding MFS transporter gives MRKKTAFSWMLYDFGNSAFATTIMAAVLPVFYYDVAAVGVNENLAASFWGYSQSIAVLIVAILAPILGAISDYSAAKKKFLRFFAYMGMIASILLAFVGEGDYIFASILLIVGTIGFSGGNVFYDAFLPEIANEDEIDRISTAGFAWGYIGGGLLLAINILMILKHDWFGIPNATVASQLSFATVGVWWFLFSLPLFKNIQEEKKVQVRREQSYIAIGFTRVTSTFKEIKQYKQLLIFLLAFWMYNDGISTIIKMATIYGRDIGIDGNSLIAALLITQFVGIPFTFLFGSIAKRFTAKKALTFTLYFYMGIVVLGYFMTSALHFYLLAVCVGFVQGGAQSLSRSIFGRMVPDNKHAEFFGFYGISSKFAAIFGPFLFALVGQLTGSSRLGIISLIVFFIGGIILLKFVNVEKGMQEAALQTNAKDKVEIRPK, from the coding sequence ATGAGAAAGAAAACGGCTTTTAGCTGGATGCTTTATGACTTTGGAAATTCCGCATTTGCCACAACAATTATGGCTGCAGTCTTGCCTGTATTCTACTATGATGTAGCTGCTGTAGGGGTAAATGAGAATCTTGCCGCAAGTTTTTGGGGGTATTCTCAATCTATTGCTGTATTAATCGTAGCAATATTGGCACCTATTCTTGGAGCAATTAGCGATTATTCTGCTGCAAAGAAGAAATTTCTTCGTTTTTTTGCATATATGGGTATGATTGCAAGTATTCTTCTTGCATTCGTAGGGGAAGGAGATTATATATTTGCTTCTATTTTACTCATTGTAGGCACTATTGGGTTTTCGGGAGGGAACGTTTTTTATGATGCCTTTCTTCCTGAAATTGCAAACGAAGATGAAATAGATAGAATTTCGACTGCGGGTTTCGCCTGGGGCTATATAGGCGGGGGTTTGTTATTAGCGATAAATATATTAATGATTTTAAAACATGATTGGTTTGGAATTCCAAATGCTACAGTTGCGAGTCAATTATCCTTTGCTACTGTAGGTGTATGGTGGTTTTTGTTTTCATTGCCATTGTTTAAAAATATTCAAGAAGAAAAAAAGGTTCAGGTTAGAAGAGAGCAGTCTTATATAGCAATTGGATTCACACGAGTCACATCGACATTTAAAGAAATAAAACAATACAAGCAATTATTAATTTTTCTATTAGCATTTTGGATGTACAATGATGGTATTTCAACTATCATAAAAATGGCTACCATTTATGGCAGGGATATTGGAATTGATGGAAATTCCTTAATTGCTGCTTTACTGATAACGCAATTTGTCGGTATCCCATTTACTTTTTTATTTGGTTCAATAGCAAAAAGGTTTACAGCTAAGAAGGCATTAACCTTTACACTCTATTTCTATATGGGAATAGTTGTACTTGGTTATTTCATGACTTCTGCCTTGCACTTTTACTTGCTGGCAGTATGCGTAGGTTTTGTGCAAGGTGGTGCGCAATCTTTAAGCAGGTCGATATTTGGCCGAATGGTACCAGATAATAAGCATGCTGAGTTCTTTGGTTTTTATGGTATATCTTCCAAGTTTGCCGCAATCTTTGGACCATTTTTATTTGCATTGGTTGGTCAGTTAACAGGTTCAAGTCGCTTAGGGATTATTTCCTTAATCGTATTTTTTATAGGTGGCATAATCTTATTAAAATTCGTTAACGTCGAGAAAGGTATGCAGGAAGCAGCACTTCAAACAAACGCTAAAGATAAGGTGGAAATAAGACCAAAATAA
- a CDS encoding cation diffusion facilitator family transporter: protein MNHSDNLKKGEKGAWISIITYLCLAIIKLIIAHEGNSDALRADGLNNTTDVIASVAVLIGLKISRKPPDEDHHYGHYRAETIASLFAAFVMMLVGVQVILETFKKVLLGEASQPTMLTAWTALGAAIVMFLVYLYNVNLARKIQSSSLFAAAQDNRSDALVSIGAFIGITGSQFGLFWLDPLAGLLVGFIICKTAWEIFRDSTHTLTDGFDEKQIKQIKESVKRDPEVKEVVDVKGRIHGNQAFIDITILVDAALNVEQSHNISDRIEEYLYKKHNINHAQIHIEPYK, encoded by the coding sequence ATGAACCATTCGGATAACTTAAAAAAGGGTGAGAAGGGTGCTTGGATCAGCATTATCACCTATTTATGTCTTGCAATTATAAAATTAATTATCGCTCATGAAGGGAATTCAGATGCATTACGAGCAGACGGGCTAAATAACACTACTGATGTTATCGCTTCAGTTGCTGTGTTAATTGGGTTGAAAATTTCCAGGAAACCTCCAGATGAAGATCACCATTATGGACATTACAGAGCTGAAACTATTGCATCATTATTTGCCGCATTTGTGATGATGTTGGTCGGTGTACAAGTAATCTTGGAGACATTTAAAAAAGTGCTATTAGGCGAAGCTTCTCAACCTACTATGTTAACAGCATGGACCGCCTTGGGTGCTGCGATTGTTATGTTTTTGGTTTACTTATATAATGTCAATCTTGCTCGCAAGATACAGAGCAGTTCATTATTTGCTGCTGCACAGGACAACCGCTCAGATGCACTTGTGAGTATAGGAGCTTTCATCGGAATTACCGGCTCTCAGTTTGGGCTCTTCTGGTTGGATCCATTAGCAGGCTTACTTGTTGGCTTCATTATTTGTAAAACTGCCTGGGAGATTTTTAGAGATTCTACACATACATTGACAGATGGTTTTGATGAAAAGCAGATTAAACAGATTAAAGAAAGTGTTAAAAGGGATCCTGAGGTTAAAGAAGTGGTGGATGTGAAGGGAAGAATTCATGGCAATCAAGCTTTCATTGATATTACCATCCTTGTAGATGCTGCGCTTAATGTAGAACAAAGTCACAATATTTCCGATCGTATAGAAGAATACCTATATAAAAAACATAACATTAACCATGCACAAATTCATATAGAACCATATAAATAA
- the map gene encoding type I methionyl aminopeptidase — MITRKSKREIEKMQAAGDILVKCHKEIAKMIKPGITTMEIDAFVEKFLEEHGATPEQKGYSGYPYAICASLNDEICHGFPRDEELIDGDIVTIDMVVNLDGGLADSAWTYAVGNVDEKGLRLMDVTKTALYKGIEQARAGKRIGDIGHAIQTYAEEEGFSVVRDFTGHGIGPTLHEEPHIPHFGLPNKGLRLKEGMVITIEPMINEGDWKSQMDQNNWTARTIDKGRSAQYEHTLVITKDAPLIITDQDK, encoded by the coding sequence ATGATTACAAGAAAAAGCAAACGCGAAATTGAAAAGATGCAGGCAGCAGGAGATATTCTTGTTAAATGCCATAAAGAAATAGCCAAGATGATTAAGCCTGGTATAACTACAATGGAAATCGATGCCTTTGTTGAGAAGTTTCTTGAAGAACACGGAGCAACTCCAGAGCAAAAGGGATATAGTGGATACCCATATGCAATTTGCGCATCCTTAAATGATGAGATTTGTCACGGTTTTCCACGTGATGAGGAATTAATTGATGGAGATATCGTAACAATTGATATGGTAGTAAACCTTGATGGTGGTCTTGCGGATTCGGCTTGGACCTATGCTGTTGGTAATGTTGATGAAAAAGGGCTGCGGCTTATGGACGTAACCAAAACAGCGCTGTATAAGGGGATTGAACAGGCACGTGCAGGGAAACGCATTGGGGACATTGGGCATGCCATCCAAACTTATGCGGAAGAAGAAGGATTTTCGGTTGTTCGTGACTTCACCGGACATGGTATTGGACCAACACTTCATGAGGAACCGCATATTCCGCATTTCGGATTACCAAATAAAGGGCTTCGGTTAAAAGAAGGAATGGTCATCACGATTGAACCAATGATTAATGAAGGTGATTGGAAAAGCCAGATGGATCAGAACAATTGGACTGCCAGAACAATTGATAAGGGTCGTTCTGCACAATATGAACACACCCTTGTAATTACAAAGGACGCCCCTCTAATTATTACTGATCAAGATAAGTAG
- a CDS encoding IDEAL domain-containing protein, which yields MKKQKVVFRFLRYEGESKTAKREVSFELQLASRLLLDELCFNVNKKRLEEAINDAIDTGNEKLFIKLSKEYRHFIWE from the coding sequence ATGAAAAAGCAAAAAGTAGTATTTCGATTTCTAAGATATGAAGGTGAGAGTAAAACAGCTAAACGCGAGGTCTCGTTTGAACTTCAGCTTGCTTCCCGATTATTGTTAGACGAACTTTGCTTTAATGTAAATAAAAAGCGTCTTGAAGAAGCAATCAATGATGCGATTGACACAGGTAATGAAAAATTGTTCATAAAATTAAGTAAAGAATATAGGCATTTTATTTGGGAATAA
- the nhaC gene encoding Na+/H+ antiporter NhaC: MFPIKPKHHPSLTEAIISFVILIGLISYFIIGIGAPPHVPIILAIFLLIAYGLMKKIAFSELQAGLTEGARAGMGAIFLFLLIGILISSWIISGTIPSLINVGFTLIGGNWFYAIVFAATAIIGVSMGSSLTTTATIGVAFIGMSEALDASMAITAGAIVSGAFFGDKMSPLSDTTNLASTIVGVDLFGHIKHISLTTIPAFIISFILFALLSPNENMPMGTGDDYQLALEATGLIHWSSWIPLIIIIICTILKVPAFLALGLSSIIATFIAGIRNMLPWTEIWNVWFNGYTATTDFQPVNDLLTKGGINSMLFTISLVIVALGFGGLLFVTGIIPSILLSLQTKLKKTRTIILSTAATAIGVNVSIGEQYLSIMLTGETFKGVYEKAGLSKKSLSRTLEDAGTVINPLVPWSVCGVFIADVLGVPVLTYLPFAFFCLLSPLITMAFGGRKLKN, encoded by the coding sequence ATGTTTCCTATTAAACCAAAACATCATCCGTCATTGACGGAAGCTATCATTTCTTTTGTGATTCTTATTGGTTTGATAAGCTACTTTATTATCGGTATTGGCGCTCCCCCCCATGTTCCGATTATACTTGCTATTTTTCTTCTAATTGCTTATGGGCTCATGAAGAAAATAGCTTTTTCAGAGCTGCAGGCAGGGCTGACTGAAGGAGCAAGGGCAGGTATGGGAGCAATATTTTTATTCTTACTTATTGGTATCTTAATCAGTAGCTGGATTATCAGTGGCACGATTCCGTCACTTATAAACGTTGGTTTTACACTTATTGGAGGTAATTGGTTTTATGCCATTGTTTTTGCAGCGACGGCAATTATCGGCGTTTCAATGGGGAGTTCACTAACAACTACTGCAACCATTGGCGTAGCTTTCATAGGTATGAGTGAAGCATTGGATGCTTCCATGGCCATAACTGCTGGAGCTATTGTATCCGGGGCTTTTTTCGGGGATAAAATGTCGCCTTTATCTGATACGACCAACTTAGCTTCAACAATTGTAGGTGTTGATTTATTTGGCCACATTAAGCACATTAGCTTAACAACAATCCCAGCATTTATCATCTCCTTTATTCTATTTGCTTTATTGTCGCCAAATGAGAATATGCCTATGGGGACAGGAGATGATTACCAACTGGCTCTCGAAGCAACTGGATTAATTCATTGGTCTTCATGGATCCCGTTAATCATTATTATTATATGCACTATTTTAAAAGTTCCAGCTTTTCTCGCTTTGGGTTTAAGTAGCATTATCGCAACGTTTATTGCTGGAATAAGAAATATGTTACCTTGGACGGAGATTTGGAATGTTTGGTTTAACGGTTATACTGCAACGACTGATTTTCAACCTGTTAATGATTTATTGACAAAGGGCGGGATAAACAGTATGCTGTTCACCATTTCTCTTGTCATCGTAGCTTTAGGATTTGGAGGATTGCTTTTTGTCACAGGCATCATTCCAAGTATCTTGCTTTCTTTACAAACGAAACTAAAGAAAACACGCACGATTATACTTTCAACTGCAGCTACAGCAATTGGTGTGAACGTTTCTATCGGCGAGCAGTATCTTTCGATTATGCTTACCGGCGAAACGTTCAAGGGTGTATACGAAAAAGCTGGCCTTTCCAAAAAATCACTTTCTCGTACATTGGAGGATGCTGGAACAGTTATAAATCCATTGGTTCCCTGGAGTGTTTGTGGTGTATTTATTGCAGATGTATTAGGGGTCCCAGTATTGACATACTTACCATTCGCCTTCTTTTGCCTACTAAGTCCACTTATCACAATGGCCTTTGGTGGAAGAAAGCTAAAAAACTAG
- the fumC gene encoding class II fumarate hydratase: MEYRVERDTIGEINVPADKYWGAQTQRSKQNFPIGTEKMPNEIIKAFAILKKSAAKANSDLGLLDAKKAEAIEYAADQVLEEQLNDHFPLVVWQTGSGTQSNMNVNEVIAHVGNKWLEKQDSDITLHPNDDVNKSQSSNDTYPTAMHIASVLKMEDVVLPAIRTLKDTLKVKMDQFQDIVKIGRTHLQDATPLTLGQEISGWHRMLEKSESMVEESLHYLKELAIGGTAVGTGLNAHPEFSNRVCEAINNFTGKNFISAPNKFHALTSHDETVYAHGALKALAADMMKIANDVRWLASGPRCGIGEITIPANEPGSSIMPGKVNPTQSEAVTMVAAQVMGNDATIGFAASQGNFELNVFKPVIAFNFLQSCQILADSIVSFDERCAQGIEPNHEQIEKYLNDSLMLVTALNPHIGYENAAKIAKKAFEDNSTLKETAVELGLLTEEEFEKYVKPEEMTYPK, translated from the coding sequence ATGGAATATCGCGTGGAAAGAGATACAATTGGGGAAATTAACGTACCAGCAGATAAGTATTGGGGTGCACAGACACAGAGAAGTAAACAAAACTTTCCTATTGGAACTGAAAAAATGCCAAATGAAATTATTAAAGCGTTTGCTATTTTAAAGAAAAGTGCAGCAAAAGCTAACAGTGACTTGGGTTTATTAGATGCTAAGAAAGCAGAAGCGATCGAGTATGCAGCTGACCAAGTTTTAGAAGAACAATTAAATGATCATTTTCCTTTGGTTGTTTGGCAAACAGGCAGTGGTACCCAGTCTAATATGAATGTAAATGAAGTGATTGCTCATGTTGGAAATAAATGGCTAGAGAAGCAGGACAGTGATATTACTTTACATCCAAATGACGATGTGAATAAGTCACAGAGCTCGAATGACACTTATCCAACAGCTATGCACATTGCATCCGTTTTAAAAATGGAAGATGTCGTATTACCTGCAATTAGAACATTAAAAGATACATTAAAAGTAAAAATGGATCAGTTCCAGGATATAGTGAAAATAGGGCGCACTCATTTACAAGATGCTACTCCACTCACACTGGGGCAAGAAATCAGCGGGTGGCATCGAATGCTTGAAAAGTCAGAGTCCATGGTGGAAGAAAGCCTTCACTATTTGAAGGAGTTAGCTATTGGTGGTACAGCTGTAGGGACAGGATTGAACGCACATCCTGAATTCTCAAATCGCGTTTGTGAAGCTATCAATAATTTTACTGGTAAGAACTTTATTTCTGCTCCAAATAAGTTTCATGCGTTGACAAGCCATGACGAAACTGTATACGCACATGGTGCATTAAAAGCTTTAGCAGCAGATATGATGAAAATTGCTAACGATGTCCGTTGGCTAGCTAGTGGTCCACGTTGTGGTATTGGCGAAATTACTATACCTGCTAATGAACCTGGAAGTTCCATTATGCCAGGTAAAGTAAACCCAACACAGAGTGAGGCTGTAACAATGGTTGCAGCACAAGTAATGGGGAATGACGCTACAATTGGTTTTGCGGCAAGTCAGGGAAACTTTGAGTTAAATGTATTCAAGCCAGTGATTGCTTTTAACTTCTTACAATCATGCCAAATTTTAGCGGATAGTATTGTTTCTTTTGATGAGCGTTGTGCACAAGGCATTGAACCTAATCATGAACAAATTGAAAAATACCTTAATGACTCGCTTATGCTTGTAACAGCATTAAATCCGCACATCGGTTATGAAAATGCTGCGAAAATTGCTAAAAAAGCATTTGAAGATAATTCTACACTAAAAGAAACTGCGGTGGAGCTAGGATTATTAACAGAAGAAGAGTTTGAGAAGTATGTTAAACCAGAAGAAATGACTTACCCAAAATAA